Proteins from one Pseudomonadota bacterium genomic window:
- a CDS encoding ribosomal-processing cysteine protease Prp — MPRLFVLARARLCRIASASREPRPTHGGRLIRIRLTHDDEGRWLGFDASGHARTAPHGHDIVCAAVSALLQSTLLGLTEVVGADVSASKRSGRLTCLLSDASAGAEGPRVLLETLRLSLRQIVAQYPTFVSVEEKRRQSRSGGRAVRASKKRGPGARAV; from the coding sequence GTGCCCCGGCTCTTTGTGTTGGCGCGAGCACGTCTCTGCAGGATAGCCTCGGCCTCGCGCGAACCCAGGCCGACGCACGGAGGACGCTTGATCCGCATCCGTCTCACGCACGATGACGAGGGGCGCTGGCTGGGGTTTGACGCCAGCGGTCATGCACGCACCGCGCCTCACGGTCACGACATCGTGTGCGCGGCGGTCTCGGCACTTCTCCAGTCCACCCTGCTCGGTCTGACAGAGGTGGTGGGGGCTGACGTGTCGGCGAGTAAGCGCAGCGGCCGTCTCACGTGTCTGCTCAGTGACGCGTCCGCGGGCGCCGAGGGGCCGCGCGTGCTCCTCGAGACCCTGCGGCTCTCCCTGCGCCAGATCGTGGCCCAGTACCCGACCTTCGTCAGCGTCGAGGAAAAGCGGCGCCAATCGCGAAGCGGGGGGCGTGCCGTCCGCGCGTCCAAGAAGCGCGGCCCCGGCGCAAGAGCGGTGTGA
- the rplU gene encoding 50S ribosomal protein L21, with the protein MFAVVETGGKQYRVSPGEELRIERLDGLKGDEVVFDRVLLVSGEGEPRVGTPHVSGAKVTGKVVHQGRHKKILVFKYKKRKRYRVKTGHRQPYTLVRISAIEG; encoded by the coding sequence ATGTTTGCGGTCGTGGAGACGGGCGGTAAGCAGTACCGCGTGAGTCCCGGTGAAGAGCTTCGCATTGAGCGCCTCGACGGGCTGAAGGGAGACGAGGTCGTCTTCGACCGCGTCCTTCTTGTCAGCGGCGAGGGAGAGCCTCGTGTGGGAACGCCTCACGTCAGTGGCGCCAAGGTCACCGGCAAGGTGGTGCACCAGGGCCGTCACAAGAAGATTCTCGTCTTCAAGTACAAGAAGCGTAAGCGCTATCGCGTGAAGACGGGACATCGCCAGCCCTACACCCTCGTGCGCATCAGCGCCATCGAAGGCTGA